A region from the Triticum aestivum cultivar Chinese Spring chromosome 3D, IWGSC CS RefSeq v2.1, whole genome shotgun sequence genome encodes:
- the LOC123074625 gene encoding DEAD-box ATP-dependent RNA helicase 1 isoform X1, with protein sequence MLVCISIAIPAIYPLNILQFIITNGSFFCLFMRFLVKEVFDAIAPVVGLAVASAVGQSSIADEISDLIKKSKQELYPSLDDEYVEMEPQTKVDILVATPGRLMDHIKMTKGFSLEHLQYLVVDETDRMLREAYQSWLPTVIQFTLPTNQDHFQDDTAGRTLLHPLTTIRRSGVERGFKGKCYPRLAKIVCSATLTQDPSKLSQLELHHPLLLNSGKKRYRIPTKLESYKLICTSNIKPLCLIVLLQELCGEKCLVFTKSVDDSHRLSTFLGFFEELPFKFSKFSSLQRESTRRKTLAAFKEGKIDVLIGSDIMARGIHIDGLKYVINYEMPQYVKTYIHRAGRTARAGESGSCFTFLRKNEAMLCLTIIIVSILVQCLLWLID encoded by the exons ATGCTAGTCTGTATTTCAATAGCAATTCCAGCAATTTATCCATTAAATATTCTCCAGTTCATCATAACAAATGGGAGTTTCTTCTGTTTGTTTATGCGATTTCTGGTTAAAGAGGTTTTTGATGCTATTGCTCCTGTGGTGGGCTTGGCAGTAGCATCAGCAGTTGGTCAATCGTCCATCGCGGATGAAATCTCAGATCTGATCAAGAAGTCCAAACAAGAGCTTTACCCATCTCTTGATGATGAATATGTTGAAATGGAACCACAGACTAAAGTTGATATATTGGTGGCAACTCCTGGAAGATTGATGGATCATATCAAAATGACAAAAGGTTTTAGTCTGGAGCATCTTCAATACCTG GTTGTTGATGAGACAGATAGGATGTTAAGAGAGGCATATCAGTCCTGGTTACCAACAGTTATCCAGTTTACTCTCCCAACTAATCAAGATCATTTCCAGGATGACACTGCTGGACGAACTCTACTGCATCCATTGACTACCATTAGAAGATC GGGTGTCGAGCGAGGGTTTAAAGGTAAATGCTATCCAAGACTGGCAAAGATAGTCTGTTCTGCTACACTGACGCAAGATCCCAGCAAACTTTCTCAACTTGAGCTGCATCATCCTTTGCTGTTGAATAGTGGGAAGAAGCGTTACAGAATTCCTACAAAGCTGGAGTCCTACAAGCTG ATCTGTACATCAAACATAAAGCCGCTAtgtctcattgttcttctccaaGAGCTGTGCGGGGAGAAGTGCTTGGTTTTTACTAAATCTGTAGATGATAGTCACAGACTAAGCACTTTCCTGGGATTTTTCGAAGAGTTGCCCTTTAAGTTTAGTAAATTTTCAAGTTTGCAGCGTGAATCTACTCGAAG GAAGACATTGGCAGCCTTCAAGGAAGGGAAAATAGATGTTCTGATTGGCTCAGATATAATGGCTCGAGGAATACATATTGATGGTTTAAAATATGTTATCAACTACGAGATGCCACAGTATGTGAAAACATACATCCACCGAGCAGGCCGGACTGCCAGGGCAGGCGAATCTGGTTCTTGCTTCACGTTTTTAAGGAAAAATGAGGCAATGCTCTGTTTAACGATAATAATAGTTAGCATTTTGGTACAATGCTTGCTTTGGTTGATTGATTAA
- the LOC123074625 gene encoding DEAD-box ATP-dependent RNA helicase 1 isoform X2 codes for MLVCISIAIPAIYPLNILQFIITNGSFFCLFMRFLVKEVFDAIAPVVGLAVASAVGQSSIADEISDLIKKSKQELYPSLDDEYVEMEPQTKVDILVATPGRLMDHIKMTKGFSLEHLQYLDDTAGRTLLHPLTTIRRSGVERGFKGKCYPRLAKIVCSATLTQDPSKLSQLELHHPLLLNSGKKRYRIPTKLESYKLICTSNIKPLCLIVLLQELCGEKCLVFTKSVDDSHRLSTFLGFFEELPFKFSKFSSLQRESTRRKTLAAFKEGKIDVLIGSDIMARGIHIDGLKYVINYEMPQYVKTYIHRAGRTARAGESGSCFTFLRKNEAMLCLTIIIVSILVQCLLWLID; via the exons ATGCTAGTCTGTATTTCAATAGCAATTCCAGCAATTTATCCATTAAATATTCTCCAGTTCATCATAACAAATGGGAGTTTCTTCTGTTTGTTTATGCGATTTCTGGTTAAAGAGGTTTTTGATGCTATTGCTCCTGTGGTGGGCTTGGCAGTAGCATCAGCAGTTGGTCAATCGTCCATCGCGGATGAAATCTCAGATCTGATCAAGAAGTCCAAACAAGAGCTTTACCCATCTCTTGATGATGAATATGTTGAAATGGAACCACAGACTAAAGTTGATATATTGGTGGCAACTCCTGGAAGATTGATGGATCATATCAAAATGACAAAAGGTTTTAGTCTGGAGCATCTTCAATACCTG GATGACACTGCTGGACGAACTCTACTGCATCCATTGACTACCATTAGAAGATC GGGTGTCGAGCGAGGGTTTAAAGGTAAATGCTATCCAAGACTGGCAAAGATAGTCTGTTCTGCTACACTGACGCAAGATCCCAGCAAACTTTCTCAACTTGAGCTGCATCATCCTTTGCTGTTGAATAGTGGGAAGAAGCGTTACAGAATTCCTACAAAGCTGGAGTCCTACAAGCTG ATCTGTACATCAAACATAAAGCCGCTAtgtctcattgttcttctccaaGAGCTGTGCGGGGAGAAGTGCTTGGTTTTTACTAAATCTGTAGATGATAGTCACAGACTAAGCACTTTCCTGGGATTTTTCGAAGAGTTGCCCTTTAAGTTTAGTAAATTTTCAAGTTTGCAGCGTGAATCTACTCGAAG GAAGACATTGGCAGCCTTCAAGGAAGGGAAAATAGATGTTCTGATTGGCTCAGATATAATGGCTCGAGGAATACATATTGATGGTTTAAAATATGTTATCAACTACGAGATGCCACAGTATGTGAAAACATACATCCACCGAGCAGGCCGGACTGCCAGGGCAGGCGAATCTGGTTCTTGCTTCACGTTTTTAAGGAAAAATGAGGCAATGCTCTGTTTAACGATAATAATAGTTAGCATTTTGGTACAATGCTTGCTTTGGTTGATTGATTAA
- the LOC123078801 gene encoding mitochondrial outer membrane protein porin 2 — MADPVDATSKPAPVDGPSKPAPVDAPSKPAPVDGPSMAAQCGAPPKPATGPGLYSEIGKKARDLLYKDFTTDQKLTLTTYAANGTVITGTSTTKKEAILSEIQTQFNYNNVKVDVKANSDSQVLITTTSETRCIPGLKRIVTIPLTNHTPAKAELQYLHDYAGISVGFGLHSKPLINVSALVGNKALALGADVAYDSATGDFTKCNFGASFTNDDLYAAAMLNNKGDSLSASYYQMVSNSQAAVGGEVSHSLSSNETTTTLGFQYSLDPLTTTKVRYDNHGMVSALIQHELRPKSLLTISSEFDTKAIEKSSKIGLSLLLKP; from the exons ATGGCGGACCCGGTCGACGCCACTTCCAAGCCGGCCCCGGTCGACGGCCCTTCCAAGCCGGCCCCGGTCGACGCTCCTTCCAAGCCGGCCCCGGTCGACGGCCCTTCCATGGCGGCCCAGTGTGGCGCTCCTCCCAAGCCGGCCACCGGTCCCGGTCTCTACTCCGAGATCGGCAAGAAGGCCAGAG ATCTTCTGTACAAGGATTTCACCACGGACCAGAAGCTTACCCTCACCACTTACGCCGCAAATGGAACT GTAATCACTGGTACAAGCACAACGAAAAAAGAAGCTATCCTTAGCGAGATCCAGACCCAGTTTAATTACAACAATGTCAAAGTTGATGTGAAAGCAAATTCAGACTCTCAA gtgttaatcacaacCACATCCGAGACTCGGTGCATACCAGGCTTGAAGAGAATTGTGACCATTCCTTTGACAAACCACACTCCTGCTAAG GCTGAGTTGCAATACTTGCATGATTACGCTGGAATCAGTGTGGGTTTTGGCCTACACTCAAAACCTCTGATTAACGTTTCAGCTCTGGTTGGCAACAAAGCTCTTGCTCTTGGTGCTGATGTTGCCTATGATAGTGCAACTGGGGATTTCACCAAGTGCAATTTCGGAGCGAGTTTCACCAATGACGATCTTTATGCTGCTGCGATGCT AAACAACAAAGGGGACAGCCTATCTGCGTCTTACTACCAAATGGTGAGCAACAGCCAGGCCGCTGTTGGAGGAGAGGTGAGCCACAGCTTGTCGAGTAATGAGACCACCACCACCTTGGGGTTTCAGTATTCCCTGGACCCTCTGACCACCACGAAGGTGCGCTACGACAACCACGGCATGGTCAGTGCCCTCATCCAGCACGAGTTGAGGCCCAAGTCATTGCTGACCATCTCCAGCGAGTTCGATACCAAGGCCATCGAGAAGAGCTCCAAGATCGGGCTCTCGCTGCTCCTTAAgccctga